Part of the uncultured Cohaesibacter sp. genome is shown below.
TGTACGTTCAGCACCTGATTGAAAGAGACGGGGCGCAGTTCTTTGAATGGCTGCAACAAGGGGCCGCAATCTACATCTGCGGCGATGCCAGCCGCATGGCTGCTGATGTTGACAAGGCAATCCGCAAAGTTGTCGCCGTTCATGGTGGGCTGGATGGCGCAGGCGTTGATGCCTATATGACATCGCTCGCTCATGACCACCGATACCAGCGCGACGTCTATTGAGGAGAGTGTCGTGTCAGCATCGCGCCATTCCGGCCTCGAATTTAGTAAAGGGGCGCGATTGAAGATCGCGAGACCGGGATGATCGCTGTCCATTTGAAGCTGCTCTTCGATACCTATCAATAAATTGAGGGGCGTAAGAGCAGACAAGTCCGAAAGACTGGTTCCGGATGAACAGTTTCGGTTCCCGCTGGAGGAAAATGAGAAAGAGAGCAATCGCCCGAGCGGCATAGGACGGAAACTGCGCACTGAAGATAGCATGGAATTGCGTAGTCGATGTTGGGTACTATGTAATCAGCATTTGCCAGCTGGGCGAGCTTTGCCCCTCGCAGACCATGGGTTAAGATATGGCAATGCTTCTGAGCATCCCAACGCCCTTTGGCCCGAACTTTGGAATACTGTCAGACCCGCAGGAATTGGTGGAGTCTGTGTTTCGTGACTGGGCAACCCGTTCAAATGCAGCAGGCAGATGAACAAGAAAACAGAAGCACCTGGCAGATAGACCCGCATACTGTGACTTCTCATGAGCTTAAGAAAGGAAAGCAGATGACAAAAGACAGACAACTGATTTCCAACGGAAACCCGATGGAAGCCATTGTGGGCTTCAGCCGCGCAGTGCGTGTTGGAAATTTCATCGCTGTCGGCGGCACCGCCCCCGTTGGAGCTGATGGCAAGACTGTGGGCATTGGAGATGTCTATGCCCAGACCTGCCAGTGTTTTGAAATCATCAAAGCCGCATTGGAACAGGCAGGATCCGGTCTTGAGGATATCGTCAGAACGAGGGTAATCCTGACCGATATCGACAATTGGAAACCGGCCATCGAGGCAAGAAAGCGATATTGCCTCGAGGCGCGACCGGTTGACACGATCATGGCCATCAATCGTTTCGTCAATCCGGAATGGCTCGTGGAAATCGAAGTCGATGCGGTCATTGCCAAGTAAACGGCAACCGAGAACCTTGATGGCGCGGGAACAACCTCCGGTTTCTGCCTGTTTATAGCGCGAGCTTTTGCTCGATCATTGGAATAGGGTCCGCCCTAAACATAGGCCAAGACGCTTTCTTCAGGGCCTTATGGATCGTATTGACCTGCGCGAAGCCTTAGTGCCGCTTGTCAAGCGCGTCATTACAGCCATCTCATTCTGGCCAATCGATCGAATGCCCGCTTTGGCTGGCAACCTCTGAGATCTCTCATCTGCGGAAAATATCAGCGGCTCCCTTCGTGGTTCCTAGTGATCCTCTGTGCGGCACTTAGCACTTGATGGGTGGTCAGGGTGCCTTTTGATCGGGGCTCCGGTTCTTTCTGTTCAAAGGGCAGAACGCTGAGGCGGGGCAGGACCTTGACAAGCCAGTACAACCAAAAGCAGAAAAAACTCTCTCCGAATATATCAGAGAGATTATGTGTGGCGGTACCTTTTGCACTTCATGGTCTTTGTATTATGCAAGTATATTGGATTGAATTTCTTCGGATACACTTTGGATAAAGCCTGAAATTGGATGCTTAACGGTTTGGAAACCACAATTTATAACGTGAATTTCAGGTTTTTGACGCATTGTTTCATCAACTGGTGAAACACAAGGCAGGTACATGAGTTTCAAAACGGGCAGTATAAAAGTCAACTATGGCGTCGTGATCGTCCTTGCGTGCCTTGGTGTCTTCATGGCCCTTGCCTTCTCCAACTACTATCTTCTCAAGCGTTCTGGCGAAATCGCTGACGAAGTCCGCCACAAGCAAGAGCGCCAGCTGGTCGAGCATGAGCTTAACAA
Proteins encoded:
- a CDS encoding RidA family protein, which encodes MTKDRQLISNGNPMEAIVGFSRAVRVGNFIAVGGTAPVGADGKTVGIGDVYAQTCQCFEIIKAALEQAGSGLEDIVRTRVILTDIDNWKPAIEARKRYCLEARPVDTIMAINRFVNPEWLVEIEVDAVIAK